The genomic segment CCTCCGGATCGATGCGGAGCACACGGTTCGCCTGGAGCGGGATCCCGTAGATGAAGCCGTCTGGACCGAGCACGCCGCCGACGTAGGAGTTGGTACCGGGGAAGGAGCCGAACGTGCGCGCGGTGCCGGCCTCGGGGTCGATCTCCAGGATCGTCTCCACGTTGAACGGCATGCCGTAGATGCGGCCGTTCGGGGCGAGCACGCCGCCGACCCAGCGCGAGGAGGCGCCCGCCTCGAGCCCCGGCGCGAAGGTCCGGAAGGTGGGCTCTGTCGTCGATCCCTGCGCCGCCGCCTCCTGCAGCGTGACCTGCACCTGAGGCCAGTCGGGGTCGGTGCAGCCGCGGTCGAGGTCGCAGTAGCCGCGGGCGGGACACGGGCCGCTCCCCACCGAGAGGCACACGCCTTCGCTGCACTGACCGGCGGCGCACGCGACCGGCGCCTCGCACTCGCCGTCGCTCGTGCACTCGGGCTCCAGGCAGGGCGTCTCCTCGGTGCACTCGTCGGGCACGCACTCCCCGCGCAGGCAGGCCCCGCGCCCCGCGTCCTCGCAGGTGACGCCGCGGCAATCCCGCGTGAAGACCACCGTGTAGGCGAAGGCGTCCGACTCGAGCTGCACGCGCACCGGCCGGGCGATCACCTCACGATCGCCGAGGGTCAGCGCCACCCGCAGGCGGATGTCGCGTCCGGCGAGCTGCTCGAGCGCCGCGACACGTCGACCCTCCACGAAGTCGTCCTCGGGCCCGAACGACGTCTCGACCTCTCGCGTCACCGCGCCTTCGGCGTCGAGGAGCTCCACCCGGGCGCCGTCGAACTCGAGGCCCGGCAGCAGGTCACTCCGGGCGACGACCACCAACGTGCCGGGCTCCGCGCAGCCGGCCGCGGAGGCGACGAGCAGAGCGAGCAGGCATCGTCGCATCATGGGTCGCGGCGCGGAGGGCACACCCCATGTTCGCGCGGCCGGCGCGCACACTCAACGTGCGGCGCCGATCGCCCGCTCAATTCGCTCAATAGTGAATGTGGACGCGGAGCTGGCGGGTCTGCTCCGTGCGGCCGAAGAGGAAGCGGGCGTCGTCCCAGCTCGGCGGGCCGAACGCGTTGTAGGCGTCGTTGGAGGCGCCGGTGCCCTCGCTGGGGATGCCGAAGATGTTCCGGTCGAGATCGTTGTTGGCGTTCTCGTCGTGGAAGGCGGCCAGCGCGTACTCGCCGGGCGGCACGTCCTCGAAGACGCAGTGGGCGCGGTGGCCTTCGATCGTGCGGTCCATCGCCTGCCCGACCGCGTGCTCCCGCCGCGTGGGGTAGCCGTCGCGTGCGCCCCAGATCGCACAGAAGACGCGGCCGTCGTCGCTGCGGGTGACCACGGTGGCGACGATGCGACGCGGCTCGGTCGGATCCCCGAGCGCGCCCGCCTGGGCGGCCGCGTCGGTCATCGGGACGCTCGCGGCCAGGAGGAGAAGACCGAGCAGGAGACAGGGGAGGAGCCAGCGCACGGGCAAAGTATAACGAGGTCTGGCCGCGCTCCCACCCGCCAGCGGATCAGTGGCCGTGCTGGCCGTGCGGGTTGCGGACCCGGCCGCCGTGAGCGTGGCAGCTCCGGTGCCCGCGCCGCTGACCGTGCACGGTGAAGCCGAAGCTCATGCGCAGCGTGACGGCGCCCTCGATGCCCTGCACGCCGGGCGCGATCGCCACGTTCTGCGGCAGGTGATCCACGAGCGGGATCGTCAGCCGGCCGCCGATCGAGACCGGCCCGAAGGTCAGGCTCTGGCCGATGTGCAGGCCCGTGGAGCCGGCGAAGGCGCTCGTGGCCGTGCGGTGCGAGACGCCGACCTCGAGCCCGAACGCGCCCCAGCCTCCCGTGAGCCCGCCCGCCATGCGCCAGGCGTCGCCGAGCTCGTACTGCCCCTGCGCGAAGAGGCCGGTGTAGCCGTCGAGGCCCTGCGTCGGGTAGAGCTCGTAGCGCAGGTCCATGCCGAACCCGTGCTCGAGCTGCGCGCCTCCGCCGAAGCTGTAGAGCTTGCCGAGCCGGAGCACGCCGGAGGGGCCGTCGTCCTGTTGGGTTTCCTGAGCGAGCGCCGGAGAGGCTGCGAGCCCCAGCGCGAGGCCCAGCGCGATCGCCGTCATCCTCGTCATCATGCTGTCTCCATCCCCACCGAGGCGCGCCCGCCCCCCAGCGTTACGCATGGGGTCGTCCGCGCTTCTCCGCCAACCTATCACCGGGTCCGGAGCCCTTCACGGGCGCTCACGGCCGGTCGACGTCCTCGAGGATCCGGGGCGGCGCCGCGAGCATGCGCGCGCGGAGCGCGGTCGCGGCGGGGGGCAGCCGGTCGAGCCCGCTGTGCACGAGGTGCAGAGCGCGCTTCACCGGGGTGCGCGGGTGCGGCACCTCGACCAGACGACCGAGCGCCAGGTCCGTCTCGACCGAGTGCCGGCTAACGAGCGCCAGGCCCACCCCCATGCGCACGTGGGTCTTCACCGCGGCGATCCCGCCGAGCTCCATCGCCACCTCGGCGCCAGGGAAGTTCGCGTCGAAGAGCGCGCGGGTGGTCGCTCCGACCCGGAAGCTGACGAAGGGCGCGCCCTCCGGGTCCGTCTCGGGGGCGGCGATAAGGATCAGCTCGTCCTCGAACCAGAGCTCGCCGCGCGGGTGCGTCACGATGCCGAGGTCGATCTCCCCGGCGTCGATCGCGGTCAGCGCCTCCTCCGTGGTCGTCTCCCGCAGCCAGAAGCGCACCCCCGGATAGGCGCGCCGGAACTCGGCCAGGGTGGGCGGCAGCAGGTACGTGCAGGCCGTGGCGCCGGCCGCGATGCGCACCTCTCCGCGCTCGAGGTCGAGCACCTCGCGGACCGCGCGTTTGCCCTCCGCGACCGCGCTCAACGCGGCGCGGGCCCTCGGGATCAGCGCGCGACCGGCCGCCGTGGGGCTCGCGCCGCGCCGCCCGCGATCGAGCAGCCGCGCGCCGTGCGCCTCCTCGAGCCGCTGGATCGACGCCGTCAGCGCGGGCTGGGACAGATGCGCCGCCCTGGCCGCGGCGGTGAAGGTGCCGTGCTCGACGATGAGCAGGAAGTGGTGGAGCCCATCCAGCATCTATCTGTGATTCTTATCGATATCCTCCATAACTTCCATTGGACGGATGATTGGGCGCATCCCAGGATGGCCTCATCACCCACGGCGCGTCGCCTCTGCGCCGGGGTTTCTCGGACCTGGCGCGGCTGCGCGCTGGAGGGAGTCGTCCGTCATGTGGATGCTGTTGCCGCTCGGCCTCGGGGCCGGCTCGCTCTCGACCGTCGCCGGAATGGGCGGCGGGATGCTGCTGGTGCTCGCCCTCTCGCTGGTCTTCGATCCGATGACGGCGCTGGCCGCGACGACGCCCGCTTTGCTGGTGGCCAACCTTCATCGCCTCTGGCTCTTCCGCGGCGCGCTCGACCGCCGGGTCGCGGGCGTCTTCGTCCTCGGCGCCTTCCCGGGCGCACTGATCGGCAGCCTCCTCACCGTCGGCCTCCCCGAGGGAGTGCTGTCGTGGATCCTGCTCGCGGTGAGCGCGCTCGCGGTGGCGCGCGGCCTCGGTTGGCTGCGCTGGTCTCCGGGCCCGCGCTCCCTCGCGCCGGCGGGCTTCGTCGCGGGCGGCGTGGCGGCCGCCAGCGGGGCGGGCATCTTCGTCTCCCCGCTCATCCTGGCCGCGGGCGTTCGCGGCGACGCCTTCATCGCCACCGTGAGCGCGAGCGCGGTGGCGATCCACATCGGGCGCGTCCTCGGCTACGGCGCGGGCGGCGCGATCTCGGGCTCGACCATCGCCATCAGCGCGCTCCTGGTCGTGGGCCTCGTCCTCGGCAACCTCCTCGGCCGCGTCATCCGGGCCCGCCTCGGCGAGGGCGCCAGCCACCGCGTCACCTACGCCGTGATGTTCGCCCTCCTCCTCCTCGCCCTCATCGGCGTCGCCTGACCCCGATTGGGGACACCGATCCGGGACGAGGGGACGGTGTTCGGTTGTTAAGTTCTCGTACGCAAACCTTGCGTATCCATACCTACAGGTACGCAAAGATTCCGAGCAGAAGTTAACAACCGAACACCGTCCCCATAGCCGCAGGCGCGGGTCAGCGGGTGAGGACGTTGACGGGGGAGCCGCCGGTGTCGCCGGTGGGGGTCACGATGAGGGTCGCGCGATCGCTCCGGGAGAGCGCGGTGAACGCCGACAGCATCTCGTGCTGGACGTAGAGCGGGGTGAGGGTCTCGTTCACGACCCGCTGCGCGGCGGCGCGCCCGCGGGCGTTCTCGACCATGATCTCCGCCTCCTGCTCGGCGATCTGCAGCTCCCGGCTCATGCGCTCGAGGTCCTGCTCGGCGCCGAGCTTGCGCTGGATCTCGTCGTTGATGGCTTCCGGGTACGCGAGGTCGCCGATCGAGATGCTCTCGAACACGAGCGGGGTGTCGGCGTAGCGCGCCCGGAGCCGCTCGAGGATCTCGTGCGCGATCGGCTGGGTCTCCGTCTGGATGTCGTAGGCGTCGTAGCCGTGCACGACGTCGCGCACCACGGCGCGGTAGGGCTGCTGCACGTTGCGCACGTACCACTGGGGGATGGTCACGTCCGCCGGCTCGGCGCTGCTGACGCCCAGCTCCTCCACGACGCGCTGCACGCTCCCCGGACGCAGCCCGATGCGGGCGTGGGCCTGGAAGCCGACGTTGAGATTGTCGCGGCTGAGAATGTGGAACGCCTCCGTGTAGTTCTTCGGACGCATGTCGACGTTGACCACGCGCTGTCGCCACACGAGCCCGGTGGAGGTGGGCCCGGTCTGGCTGCCGACGTAGCGCGCCTCGCCGATCGCGACGGGCTCGTGCACGAGGTAGCCCTCGAAGCCTTCGGGGGTGGTCTGGTTGCTACACGCCGAGCCGAGGAGCAGCGCGGCGAACGCGAGGGTGGGGATGAGACGGGTCATGGTGGGCACCTCCTGTTCAGCGGCCCATGTCGATGCGAGGGACGCCAGCGGCGTCCGGGCGGGTGGGGACGACCACGATCACGCGGGCCTGCGCCACGCCGTCGTCGTCGTCGGTGTCGTCGGCGAGCGCCTGGTAGAGCTCCGCTGCCTCGTGCTGCACATACAGCGGCGTCAGGGTCGCTTGCTCGATCTGCTGGGCGCGCGCCTCGCCGCCGGCGCGCGTCTCACGGATGCGGGCCCGCGCCTCGGCGATCTGCCGTTCGACCTCCATGCGCTGGCGGCGCTGCTCCGCCGCGAGGTTGGCGACCACCTGCCGCTCCACGCTCTCGGGGTACTCGATGTTGCCGATCGAGACGTCGAGGAACTCGATGGGCGTGCCTTCGTACTCGGCGCGGAGCCGCGCGAGGATGGCGGCCGCCAGCTCCTCCGAGCGATCCTTGATCGCGAAGGCGTCGTTCTGTCGAACGATCTCGCGGACCGCGGTGCGGTAGGGGCGACGGACGTTGTTCTCGTACCAGCCGTCGCCGCTGTAGCGCTCGACCACCTCGCGCACCGAGCCGTCCCGGAGCTGGACGCGCGCGTTCGCCTCGAAGGTGACCTCGAGGTTGTCGGCGCTGAAGATCTCCATCGACTCCGCGTAGGTCGTGGGGCGCATGTCGATGTTCGTGACGAACGCGCGCCACTCCCAGCCGGGCGAGGTGGGCCCGACCTGTGTGCCGACGTATTCGCGCTGTCCGAGCAGCAACGGCTGATGTGACAGGTACCCCTCGTGCCCGGGAGGCGTGTACGGGTTGGTGCCACCGACGGCGTCGACGATGACGCCGCCGAGGGACACGACGAGACACAGGCCACCCAGCGCGAGCCAGGCGAGGCGCTTCTTGGACATCGTTCTCCAGTCGATCCAGCGCGGGCGGGACTCGCGGCGCCGGACTGTCGACTCAACCGGGGAGGGGGCACGCGGCTTCCGAGAATCGGCCTCACCCCGGCGCGCCGCAGCCATCGCAGGTGGCGCGCTCGGCGCCGAAGAGCGCGCCGCAGTGGGCACATCTCCGCACGATGACCTGTCTCTCCAGGACCTGCCGCTCGACGAGCTTCTCCCGCGCGGGCTCTCGCCGGAACGCCATGATGAACGCGAAGACCGCGACCACGGCGGCCACGATCGAGAGGAGGAGGATCAACTTCATCGAGAGCACAACTCGCGCCCGAACGAGTGATTCCGGTACGGTGATCGGATGCGAAGGACATGCTTGCTCGCCATGCTTCTCTTCGGGTGTGACGGAGCGCCGGTCGCGGAGGACGCCGCGCTCGTCGACGCCGCGCTCGTCGACGCCGCGCCGAACGACGCCAGCCGGCCGGACGCCAGCCAGCCAGAGGACGGCGGCTCGGGCGAGTGCACCGACGCCACCTGGGAGGCCTGCGTCTACGAGCCCGTGATGCACCCCGTCGACGCCATCGAGGGCTACACCGTCGAGCTCGCTCGTTTCCGGCGGCGATTCCCGATCCTCGTCCGGTACCCCACCGACGTCGCCGAGCCCCTGCCGATCGTGATCGCCTCCCACGGCGGCTCCTACGCTCCCAACGGCCATCGGGACCTCGCGGGCTGGGGCCAGACGCTCTCGCGCGCTGGCTACGCGGTGATCCACATGGCGCACATCGAGCCCGACATGCAGGGCGATCGCGTCCTCTGTCAGGAGCTCGGCGTGCCCATGGCCGACTGCGACACCGATCTCCGCTCCACCGTCGCCACCAAGGCCATCGACGCCGTCGCGCTGATGAACGATCTGGAGGCGGTCGGCGCCTGGCTGGAGTCGATGACGGGCGCGCGGCTCGACCCCACCCGCATCGTGACCGTGGGCTGGTCGGGCGGCTCACAGACGGGGCTCACCCTCGGCGGCGCCGTCCGGGAGCTGACCTTCTCCGGCTCGGTGCGCTTCTCGCGGCCCGACGAGCGCGTCCTCGGCGCGATCGCGCTCTCACCGCAGGGGCCCGGCTTCAGCGGCTACTTCGAGACGGCCGACGAGACCTCGATGGACGCGGTCACCATCCCCGTGCTCATCGGCACCGGCCTGCACGACGACAAGCCGATGGACGATCCGGACCTTCAGCCCGCCATCCGGCGCCGCACCTTCGAGAACCTCCCGGGCGGCGACGGCACGCAGCGGCTGCTCTTCTCCAACCTGCCCGTCGGGGTCGGCGGCCACCCGAGCTACAACCTCGAGGACCGGGGGAGCGACGACGAGCGCTTGGCCCGCCTGACGGAGGCGCTGATGAGCGCCGCGCGCGCCTTCGCGGACGCCACGCTGAGAGACGACCCCGCGGCGATCGCGTGGCTCGACTCCGACGCGGCGCGCATCCTCGCGGGCGACGCGGACTGGGTCTCTCGCTAGGACCGCGTGCCCGTCGTCAATCGCTCGCCCACCGCTTCGCGTACTGCGCCAGGTGCCAGGTGCGGCTCTCCTCGGGCGGGCCGTACGGGCGGATGGAGTAGAAGTCCGGGTTGCCCTCCCGGGACAGGAAGAAGCGCACGCCGATCCGCTCGAACACGTGCGAGATCCCTTCCCCGTAGTCGTCCCAGACCAGCTCCGGGATGACGTCTCCGCACTCGAGGAAGATGCTGGAGAGGGAACCGTCGTCGCCTGGTGAGGGCACGTCGACGAGGCTCTCGCTGAGGGTTGCGGCACCGAGACTGCGCACGAGCTCGAGGATCCAATCGGGGCCCAGCTCACCCCCGGGGCCGAAGTAGCTCTCGACGACGATCTCCACATGCAGCCACTCGTCCTCGGAGAGAGGCTCGCCACGCTCGGCCGCGGCGAGCGCGATCAGCGCCCGGGTCAGCGGCGACCACTCCATCGTCAACCTGGGCCCGAGTATTTCGAGGAGGAGGTCAGCGGCTCCAGCGCAGCGTCTCGGCGTGCCCGGGGATCACCAGGTTCTGGTTCAGGCCCTCGGGGCTCGCGAGGAAGATGCCGCCGCGCGAGGAGTAGAACGCGACCATGCGGCAGTCGGGGCTGAACGCGGGATCCTTGTTGACGCCCTGACCCTGGGTCAGCCGCGTGTACTCCTGTGTGTTGATGTTGACGGTGAACACGTCGAAGCCGCCGGCCTGACCGGTGAAGGCGAGGAGCGGGCCGTCGGGGTTGTTGGTGCACCACGCGGGGGTCTGGTTGTG from the Sandaracinaceae bacterium genome contains:
- a CDS encoding sulfite exporter TauE/SafE family protein — its product is MWMLLPLGLGAGSLSTVAGMGGGMLLVLALSLVFDPMTALAATTPALLVANLHRLWLFRGALDRRVAGVFVLGAFPGALIGSLLTVGLPEGVLSWILLAVSALAVARGLGWLRWSPGPRSLAPAGFVAGGVAAASGAGIFVSPLILAAGVRGDAFIATVSASAVAIHIGRVLGYGAGGAISGSTIAISALLVVGLVLGNLLGRVIRARLGEGASHRVTYAVMFALLLLALIGVA
- a CDS encoding DUF2141 domain-containing protein encodes the protein MRWLLPCLLLGLLLLAASVPMTDAAAQAGALGDPTEPRRIVATVVTRSDDGRVFCAIWGARDGYPTRREHAVGQAMDRTIEGHRAHCVFEDVPPGEYALAAFHDENANNDLDRNIFGIPSEGTGASNDAYNAFGPPSWDDARFLFGRTEQTRQLRVHIHY
- a CDS encoding SPFH domain-containing protein, whose product is MSKKRLAWLALGGLCLVVSLGGVIVDAVGGTNPYTPPGHEGYLSHQPLLLGQREYVGTQVGPTSPGWEWRAFVTNIDMRPTTYAESMEIFSADNLEVTFEANARVQLRDGSVREVVERYSGDGWYENNVRRPYRTAVREIVRQNDAFAIKDRSEELAAAILARLRAEYEGTPIEFLDVSIGNIEYPESVERQVVANLAAEQRRQRMEVERQIAEARARIRETRAGGEARAQQIEQATLTPLYVQHEAAELYQALADDTDDDDGVAQARVIVVVPTRPDAAGVPRIDMGR
- a CDS encoding LysR family transcriptional regulator, translating into MLDGLHHFLLIVEHGTFTAAARAAHLSQPALTASIQRLEEAHGARLLDRGRRGASPTAAGRALIPRARAALSAVAEGKRAVREVLDLERGEVRIAAGATACTYLLPPTLAEFRRAYPGVRFWLRETTTEEALTAIDAGEIDLGIVTHPRGELWFEDELILIAAPETDPEGAPFVSFRVGATTRALFDANFPGAEVAMELGGIAAVKTHVRMGVGLALVSRHSVETDLALGRLVEVPHPRTPVKRALHLVHSGLDRLPPAATALRARMLAAPPRILEDVDRP
- a CDS encoding SPFH domain-containing protein produces the protein MTRLIPTLAFAALLLGSACSNQTTPEGFEGYLVHEPVAIGEARYVGSQTGPTSTGLVWRQRVVNVDMRPKNYTEAFHILSRDNLNVGFQAHARIGLRPGSVQRVVEELGVSSAEPADVTIPQWYVRNVQQPYRAVVRDVVHGYDAYDIQTETQPIAHEILERLRARYADTPLVFESISIGDLAYPEAINDEIQRKLGAEQDLERMSRELQIAEQEAEIMVENARGRAAAQRVVNETLTPLYVQHEMLSAFTALSRSDRATLIVTPTGDTGGSPVNVLTR